From the genome of Rhizobium binae, one region includes:
- a CDS encoding dihydrodipicolinate synthase family protein, with protein MSSASPFHGLSAFPPTPASIDGRVDTDALGRLLERLCEAGVASIGLLGSTGIYAYLTREERLRAVKAAAQCVAGRIPLIVGAGALRTDHAVDLARDAEAAGADALLLAPVSYTPLTQEEAYQHFLAVAKATKLPVCIYNNPGTTHFTFGRELLQRLCDIETIRAVKMPLPVDGDLPGELAALREKTDLAIGYSGDWGAADALLCGADAWYSVIGGLLPRTALSLTRAATAGDVDEARRLDKLFEPLWQTFKAFGSIRVVYLLLEHLALARAELPRPLLPLKSADRQRVLDVVEPLIALESGRKA; from the coding sequence CCGCGTCGATACCGACGCCCTCGGCCGCCTTCTTGAACGCTTGTGCGAGGCGGGCGTCGCCTCTATCGGGCTTCTCGGCAGCACCGGGATCTATGCTTACCTCACGCGCGAGGAGCGGTTGCGCGCCGTAAAGGCCGCGGCTCAATGCGTCGCCGGCCGTATTCCTCTCATCGTCGGGGCCGGGGCTCTCAGAACGGACCACGCCGTGGATCTTGCCAGGGATGCCGAGGCGGCCGGTGCGGATGCTCTTCTGCTGGCGCCGGTCTCCTATACGCCGCTGACGCAGGAAGAAGCCTATCAGCATTTCCTGGCGGTCGCGAAGGCAACGAAGCTGCCGGTCTGCATCTACAACAATCCCGGCACGACCCATTTCACCTTCGGCCGGGAGCTTCTGCAGCGCCTCTGCGATATCGAAACGATCAGGGCGGTTAAGATGCCGCTGCCCGTTGACGGCGATTTGCCAGGGGAGCTTGCGGCCTTGCGGGAAAAGACCGATCTGGCGATCGGCTACAGCGGCGATTGGGGCGCGGCCGATGCGCTGCTTTGCGGCGCGGACGCCTGGTACAGTGTCATCGGCGGTTTGTTGCCGCGCACGGCTCTCAGTCTGACCAGGGCCGCCACGGCCGGAGACGTCGATGAGGCACGCCGGCTCGATAAGCTCTTCGAACCGCTATGGCAAACCTTCAAGGCATTCGGAAGCATCCGCGTGGTCTATCTGCTGCTCGAGCATCTCGCACTCGCTCGGGCGGAGCTTCCGCGACCGCTTTTGCCGCTGAAGTCAGCGGACCGCCAGCGTGTGCTCGATGTCGTCGAGCCGCTGATCGCTCTGGAGAGCGGGCGGAAGGCTTAG
- a CDS encoding ATP-binding protein: MLNNDLRMSGTAGQHDRRDGDAPGNRFLGRVVACSGSRATIAAVAVEGGTDLTELWSVGRLISISVGRNRVVALVYSMNTGTHAWSEGEDNNFRIETELLGEVRVDEDGREEFSTGISRYPYLGAIAHRIRAADLMRIYDAGTGTTAVIGKLTQDETIDAAIHIPSMLSKHFAVVGSTGVGKSTAVSLLLHKAIASNPKLRVLILDPHNEFAAAFPKHAVTIDTDTLDLPFWLMRLEEFAEVVFRGRPPVPEELDMLRDIMPEAKRAFRGSDNSLVRRTTEKSSITADTPVPYRMADLLALIDERIGRLEGRTEKPFLRSLKMRLIAAINDPRYHFMFSNNTISDTITETIAQIFRIPGDNRPICTFQLAGIPSEVVNSVASVLCRMAFEVALWSDGAIHMLVVCEEAHRYIPSDPSLGFMPTRQAIARIAKEGRKYGVSLGIITQRPGELDQTILSQCSTLFAMRLANDRDQEIIRSAIPNSSISTTSFISSIGNGEAIAFGEAISVPMRMRFSRVDENLLPKAASANSKHSEEDPDTVDLRKIVTRMRAVTVAPDISNFQQSFGGPMAGSDEANDTEELLEAKPYAQPPPPSPPPASTPLESYRRELLPQTPRLDPAATPSVDPRLDALRREMRREEPIFPRPAPQPDQPAITRREPGASLRESILKKPLSSLYNKD, encoded by the coding sequence TTGCTCAACAACGACTTGCGCATGTCAGGCACGGCAGGCCAGCACGATCGACGCGACGGCGATGCGCCGGGGAATCGCTTTCTCGGCCGGGTCGTTGCATGCAGCGGATCCCGGGCCACGATTGCCGCCGTCGCTGTAGAGGGCGGCACCGATCTGACCGAACTCTGGTCCGTCGGCCGGCTGATTTCGATCAGCGTCGGCCGCAACCGCGTCGTTGCCCTTGTCTACTCCATGAATACCGGCACCCACGCCTGGAGCGAAGGTGAGGATAATAATTTCAGGATTGAGACGGAGTTGCTCGGCGAAGTTCGCGTCGACGAGGACGGGCGCGAGGAATTCTCGACCGGCATCTCGCGTTATCCCTATCTCGGCGCCATCGCTCACCGCATCCGCGCCGCGGATCTGATGCGCATCTACGATGCCGGAACGGGTACGACCGCCGTCATCGGCAAGCTGACTCAGGACGAAACCATCGATGCGGCGATCCACATCCCATCGATGCTCTCCAAGCATTTCGCCGTCGTCGGCTCCACCGGCGTCGGCAAATCGACGGCCGTCTCTTTGCTGCTGCACAAGGCGATCGCGTCCAACCCGAAACTGCGTGTGCTGATCCTCGATCCGCACAATGAATTCGCCGCCGCCTTTCCAAAGCACGCCGTCACCATCGATACCGATACGCTCGACCTGCCCTTCTGGCTGATGCGGCTTGAGGAATTTGCCGAAGTCGTCTTCCGCGGCCGCCCGCCGGTGCCGGAAGAGCTCGATATGCTGCGTGACATCATGCCGGAGGCAAAGCGCGCCTTCCGCGGCAGCGACAACTCGCTGGTGCGGCGCACGACGGAAAAAAGCTCGATCACCGCCGATACGCCGGTTCCCTATCGTATGGCTGATCTCCTGGCCCTGATCGACGAGCGCATCGGCCGCCTCGAGGGGCGTACGGAAAAACCCTTCCTGCGTTCGCTGAAGATGCGCTTGATCGCAGCGATCAACGATCCGCGCTATCACTTCATGTTCTCCAACAACACGATCAGCGACACGATCACCGAGACCATCGCACAGATCTTCCGCATCCCCGGCGACAACCGACCGATCTGCACCTTCCAGCTCGCCGGCATCCCCTCCGAAGTGGTCAATTCGGTCGCCTCCGTGCTCTGCCGCATGGCCTTCGAGGTGGCGCTGTGGAGCGACGGCGCCATCCACATGCTCGTCGTCTGCGAGGAAGCGCACCGGTATATCCCCTCCGATCCCAGCCTCGGCTTCATGCCGACGCGCCAGGCAATCGCCCGCATCGCCAAGGAAGGCCGCAAATACGGCGTCTCGCTTGGGATCATCACCCAGCGGCCGGGCGAGCTCGACCAGACGATCCTGTCGCAGTGCTCGACGCTGTTCGCCATGCGCCTGGCCAACGACCGCGACCAGGAAATTATCCGCTCGGCCATCCCGAATTCGTCGATCTCGACGACGAGCTTCATCTCCTCGATCGGCAATGGCGAGGCAATCGCCTTCGGCGAGGCGATCAGCGTGCCAATGCGCATGCGCTTTTCCCGCGTCGACGAAAATCTGCTGCCGAAGGCGGCAAGCGCCAACAGCAAGCACAGCGAGGAAGATCCGGATACGGTCGATCTGCGCAAGATCGTCACCCGCATGCGGGCGGTGACGGTCGCACCCGACATTTCCAATTTCCAGCAGAGCTTCGGCGGGCCGATGGCAGGTTCCGATGAGGCGAATGACACCGAGGAGCTTCTCGAGGCCAAGCCTTACGCACAGCCTCCACCGCCCTCGCCACCGCCGGCTTCAACACCGCTCGAATCCTACCGGCGCGAACTGCTGCCGCAGACGCCGCGGCTGGACCCCGCCGCAACTCCATCTGTCGATCCGCGGCTCGATGCGCTGCGCCGCGAGATGCGCCGCGAGGAACCGATTTTTCCGCGGCCTGCGCCGCAGCCGGACCAACCGGCCATCACCCGCCGTGAACCCGGCGCGTCGCTGCGCGAAAGCATTCTGAAAAAGCCGCTGAGCAGCCTTTACAACAAGGACTAA